The Methanothrix soehngenii GP6 genome has a window encoding:
- the dph2 gene encoding diphthamide biosynthesis enzyme Dph2, whose translation MDRALSTTGSEFVDFGYELDLDLAVHLIKKSGAARVGLQAPEGLKRATPIVAARIAEETGAEVIISGDPCFGACDVDTRLSGEVDLMLHLGHAGIGEEPEKVIFLEARMNEDLRGVVEKAIGELKSKRVGVSTTVQHVHKLDGALEVLAEHGIEGLLGPASGRIKYPGQVLGCCYASAKALDVDEYLFIGTGQFHPLGIALATGKRVLAADPVTCEILEIDPDPMLRRRFAAISRAADAKSFAVLVSKKSGQKRMELARRMMALGEARGREMFLVYLDNIEPDRLLNLGARAAVSTACPRVALDDSAKYSIPVLTPPEFEVLVGKRKWEDYLFDEIDDI comes from the coding sequence GTGGACAGAGCACTCTCGACCACTGGTTCTGAATTTGTCGATTTCGGCTATGAGCTCGACCTCGATCTGGCAGTTCATTTGATCAAGAAGAGCGGTGCGGCGCGGGTAGGCCTGCAGGCTCCCGAGGGGCTGAAAAGGGCAACGCCAATAGTAGCGGCTCGGATCGCAGAGGAGACCGGGGCAGAGGTGATCATCTCCGGGGACCCTTGCTTTGGGGCCTGCGATGTGGACACGAGGCTCTCAGGTGAGGTGGATCTGATGCTCCACCTGGGCCACGCTGGCATTGGAGAGGAGCCGGAGAAGGTGATCTTCCTGGAAGCCAGGATGAATGAGGACCTAAGAGGCGTGGTGGAAAAGGCGATCGGAGAGCTAAAATCAAAGAGGGTAGGGGTCAGCACTACTGTTCAGCATGTCCATAAGCTCGATGGAGCGCTGGAGGTCCTGGCCGAGCACGGAATCGAGGGCCTTTTAGGTCCTGCATCCGGAAGGATCAAGTATCCTGGACAGGTCCTGGGATGCTGCTATGCCTCTGCCAAGGCGCTTGATGTGGACGAGTATCTTTTCATAGGCACGGGACAGTTTCATCCCCTGGGGATCGCTCTTGCCACAGGAAAGAGGGTGCTGGCAGCAGATCCGGTGACCTGCGAGATCTTAGAGATCGATCCGGATCCCATGCTGCGCAGGCGCTTTGCAGCCATCAGCAGAGCTGCCGATGCCAAGAGCTTTGCCGTTCTCGTCTCCAAAAAGTCCGGCCAGAAGAGGATGGAGCTGGCAAGAAGGATGATGGCCCTGGGCGAGGCCCGGGGTCGGGAGATGTTCCTGGTCTATCTGGACAACATCGAGCCGGACCGTTTGCTCAATTTGGGGGCCCGAGCGGCAGTCTCTACCGCCTGCCCCAGAGTAGCATTGGATGATTCTGCCAAGTATAGTATCCCCGTCCTCACCCCTCCTGAGTTCGAGGTGCTGGTGGGTAAGAGGAAGTGGGAGGACTACCTTTTTGATGAGATCGATGATATTTAA
- a CDS encoding transposase → MTEMQLSLINFPYREMLSNIFQDYSNDFEFTASGIFRKIVPPLCPECGHPMSHNGFNTCQKRHLGGANVGKYLCGACGKSTEEDRDFWIKLKTDFFGIVTEICTRLRLNHVSYEVIESIMGYLYPRDKDTIRNMVQCAIEETDVPSVKNIQFVHYDEQHPKAGRNQKYRLTLLDSVTRQVIADELFDSKDADTIEGFLRRNLDTQKQIFIVTDLYRGYSNVFKRVFGNKVIHQFCLLHLNKLIVNDFPRKTSIEQELLKYKMLNIFFNRELEIEFLSTLIEEEKMMRQRSNKEYKSWIAEAKHLFYDFVRRLELRRRRESKNLEQRTYHEALNNFKFLKMQSDSFMISVRKRLDKIEELWPNLTAFYFTDNAPATNNPIENYYSTSLKTHRKKQLEEPGIKEQIKLSALKRAGVFGRPQKSLLNAFFMFIPFLDTG, encoded by the coding sequence ATGACTGAGATGCAATTAAGCTTGATAAATTTTCCGTATCGTGAAATGCTTTCAAATATCTTCCAGGATTACTCAAACGACTTTGAATTTACTGCGAGCGGTATTTTTCGGAAAATAGTGCCGCCATTATGTCCCGAATGTGGCCATCCAATGAGCCATAATGGTTTTAACACCTGCCAGAAGAGACATCTCGGAGGGGCAAACGTCGGGAAATATTTATGTGGCGCTTGCGGGAAGTCAACCGAAGAAGATCGAGACTTCTGGATCAAGCTAAAGACAGACTTCTTCGGGATTGTCACGGAAATCTGCACACGTCTGAGGCTTAATCACGTATCTTATGAAGTGATAGAATCGATAATGGGCTATCTGTATCCTCGGGATAAAGATACCATCCGGAACATGGTCCAGTGCGCGATTGAGGAGACAGATGTCCCTTCGGTCAAAAATATCCAGTTCGTGCATTATGACGAGCAACATCCCAAGGCAGGACGAAACCAAAAGTATCGTTTGACACTCCTTGATTCGGTAACAAGGCAAGTAATCGCGGATGAGCTTTTCGATTCAAAAGATGCCGATACTATCGAAGGTTTCCTTCGAAGAAATCTCGACACTCAAAAGCAGATATTTATTGTCACAGACCTTTACAGAGGATACAGCAATGTTTTTAAAAGAGTATTCGGCAACAAGGTAATCCATCAATTCTGTTTGCTCCACTTGAATAAGCTCATAGTCAATGATTTTCCTCGAAAAACAAGCATCGAACAGGAATTGCTTAAATACAAAATGCTTAACATATTTTTTAACCGTGAACTTGAGATTGAATTCCTTTCCACCTTGATCGAAGAAGAGAAAATGATGAGACAGAGAAGCAACAAGGAATACAAATCATGGATTGCAGAAGCCAAGCACCTATTTTATGATTTTGTTCGACGTCTGGAATTGAGACGTAGAAGAGAAAGCAAAAACCTTGAGCAAAGAACTTATCATGAAGCTTTAAATAATTTTAAATTTTTAAAGATGCAATCCGACTCGTTTATGATATCCGTTAGAAAGAGGCTGGATAAAATCGAAGAGCTTTGGCCAAACCTTACAGCATTTTACTTTACCGATAATGCCCCGGCTACAAACAATCCCATAGAAAATTACTATTCAACAAGTCTCAAGACTCATAGAAAAAAACAATTAGAGGAACCAGGAATCAAAGAGCAGATAAAGCTCTCTGCGCTAAAGAGAGCAGGAGTCTTTGGAAGGCCTCAAAAGTCTCTACTCAATGCATTCTTTATGTTCATTCCTTTTCTAGATACGGGTTAA
- the fen gene encoding flap endonuclease-1: MGVDLGELLKRKQIEIKDLSGRWVAIDAFNTLYQFLSIIRQRDGTPLMDRQGRVTSHLSGLLYRTTNLIEAGVKVAFVFDGEAPTFKAVTLAERSEIRDKAAWAWEEARAAGEDGFKYAQAASRINSEIIEDGRRLILAMGLPVIQAPSEGEAQAAYMAARGDVDYAGSQDYDSLLFGAPLVVRNLAITGKRKLPRKNIYVDVEPEVINLEVGLANLGITHKQLVEIGIMCGTDFNSGLERVGPKTALKLIREKGDLESILADRDDKIEDFEKIREFFLHPPVTDDYKIALKKPVPEEIVSFLVDERDFDPERVEKTAKRLEEVYRSGQSTLDHWF; the protein is encoded by the coding sequence ATGGGCGTTGATTTAGGGGAGCTGCTAAAGAGAAAGCAGATAGAGATTAAGGATCTGTCCGGCAGATGGGTGGCGATAGATGCCTTCAACACCCTCTATCAGTTTTTATCCATCATCCGGCAGAGGGATGGTACCCCTCTCATGGACCGCCAGGGAAGGGTGACCTCTCATCTCTCTGGCCTATTGTATCGCACCACAAACCTGATTGAGGCAGGGGTGAAGGTGGCCTTCGTCTTCGATGGCGAGGCCCCAACCTTCAAGGCTGTCACCCTGGCCGAGAGGTCGGAGATAAGGGATAAAGCGGCGTGGGCCTGGGAGGAGGCTCGAGCAGCCGGTGAAGACGGATTCAAATATGCTCAGGCGGCTTCACGGATCAACTCCGAGATTATCGAGGACGGGAGAAGGCTCATCCTGGCCATGGGGCTGCCGGTAATCCAGGCCCCATCAGAGGGCGAGGCCCAGGCGGCTTATATGGCCGCTCGAGGCGATGTGGACTATGCCGGCAGCCAGGATTACGACTCCCTCCTCTTTGGAGCGCCCCTGGTGGTGCGCAATCTGGCCATCACCGGCAAGAGAAAGCTGCCTCGAAAGAACATTTATGTGGATGTGGAGCCGGAGGTGATCAACCTGGAAGTGGGGCTGGCGAACCTTGGAATCACCCACAAGCAGCTGGTTGAGATCGGCATCATGTGCGGCACAGATTTTAATTCCGGCCTGGAGAGGGTGGGGCCCAAGACCGCTCTAAAGCTCATTCGGGAGAAAGGAGATCTGGAGAGCATCCTGGCGGACAGAGATGATAAGATCGAGGACTTCGAAAAGATCAGGGAGTTCTTCCTCCATCCTCCGGTCACTGATGACTATAAGATCGCCCTGAAAAAGCCCGTGCCAGAAGAGATCGTCTCCTTTTTGGTGGATGAGAGGGACTTTGATCCTGAGAGGGTGGAGAAGACAGCCAAAAGGCTAGAGGAGGTCTATAGGAGTGGACAGAGCACTCTCGACCACTGGTTCTGA
- a CDS encoding DUF7507 domain-containing protein, with amino-acid sequence MALILPVSAEPNQIIGGVSYTISAPLAPEGQSYNYSWSATGGTPLNASQSSFQWTAPLVENSTTVLIELKIESNVSGCINENQIEMLVLPAAKAEIRLKKDCRYSPPVRVGDTVVYTYNVTNTGGVTLYEINLTDTHDWGPNCHPTRVGGGGGDEALEPGQSWQYECLYEIHDPANYTILRIMASTGYREQDMIEKLLRLRTRMEINLEKMRRLQKEFDPHAATLTIESMQMAGINYTSYYYVNEVTEESLKRIIDPQGNLSVTYYRDPVSQLNLTTRYDPKGKILSEEEYYYPHPGTNEYMKIEYDNPSVGLKTITITDYITGDTLIIIEDYNGVIISKEYKKTPGYIVYEEKYILKNIATVKAKTGAGQEVSDSDTYSLEIFKQNPILSVFKDDEPDPVQFNGTINYTIAYKNNGGQDAHEVMLKETYNESLEFIWASPAPDPGTIDAWTIGDLDKEESGKIAIQARLKDILTPGSIITNRIDMWCKEGSHAVAWANTTVTGEGLVIGKRASSRIIFPGEHLNYTIDYRNNGSVKQTDVVIHDYLDEKVDFKYSLSDPLLINESSGRHHWWYVGDLLPGSGGTIEIFVKAKGKDTFKDNAGSVFNTYQINSSQTEGTNKTLETYVVHSLWIKKEANATAAARGENITYTIKYGNSDTDFTAENVSITDMLPEVDFLGATPHPNIINGKNLTWMIGNLTPRANGTIVLDVHIPKKTQMVFDETSSVEGDGFIRMRKSLSTEEAERSLTNRVEIRGYYESMPIPVSSSSVVVTILGAAGTRITTSEHGSGHYEEDESSRLVSKNKSVSLKKDIFASYGRSTFQLPGKRSIDYQSLWSDRTSAANYIRGEVVTENYLYVHSLQKDSSFDVDMNQTVYRSDASHDSGIARISYRKNAQDSSHSIKEMIDEDYHGSFKVFQSIDSYGENVRQDRSITGKGRVSSDKRTESQRSFEHGSGYYSAQESMDSSSITKNVKMLYSPQKETLGSMNTSGGSLWREGMQTKDPEQELIISEEIRSASYIEKEAEMDLSSLKFIGSFNGSMDTAILQGNGPDYEKVRLDQSFVGKFNIDTAISLHPEPLHRYVHVNIEKKAIMQDDNIVLFLINVTNDGSRPLKKLDVSDRLPPGLSFIDSSQRPEVDGQFINWTISSLDIGRTMTIKLRARVENGRQIYDNYVSVSTGYNDTRIEAENHTLFEAYYQPLSCCPELPIEWNYWSSGSNATLINAEWGSWKPAPCFNVSTEVIDCFLEQEKYYDELERNLSSCCASNYDIP; translated from the coding sequence TTGGCACTAATCCTTCCCGTCAGCGCAGAGCCGAATCAGATCATCGGTGGCGTATCCTATACGATCTCCGCACCTTTAGCCCCTGAGGGGCAGAGCTACAATTATAGCTGGTCAGCAACTGGAGGCACTCCACTTAACGCGAGCCAGAGCTCATTTCAGTGGACAGCTCCCCTTGTAGAGAATTCTACCACCGTTCTGATCGAACTGAAAATAGAGAGCAACGTAAGCGGCTGCATTAATGAAAACCAGATTGAGATGCTGGTCTTGCCCGCAGCAAAAGCAGAGATTCGCCTAAAAAAAGACTGCAGATATAGCCCACCAGTGAGGGTGGGCGATACAGTCGTTTATACATATAACGTAACCAATACCGGCGGAGTCACTCTTTATGAAATAAACCTCACCGATACTCATGATTGGGGGCCGAACTGCCATCCAACTCGGGTTGGAGGTGGGGGAGGTGACGAAGCATTGGAGCCGGGCCAATCATGGCAATATGAATGTCTTTACGAGATTCATGATCCTGCCAATTATACCATACTGCGCATCATGGCTAGCACTGGTTACAGGGAGCAGGATATGATTGAGAAGCTACTGCGGCTGAGAACTCGCATGGAAATCAATCTGGAGAAGATGAGAAGACTGCAAAAAGAGTTCGATCCGCATGCGGCAACGCTAACTATTGAGAGCATGCAGATGGCTGGCATCAACTATACCTCCTACTACTATGTCAATGAAGTGACTGAGGAGAGCCTGAAGAGGATTATAGATCCGCAAGGGAATTTAAGCGTCACTTACTATAGAGATCCCGTCTCGCAATTGAATTTGACCACTCGATACGATCCAAAAGGAAAGATTCTCTCGGAGGAGGAATACTACTATCCGCATCCGGGAACGAATGAGTACATGAAGATCGAATACGATAATCCATCTGTGGGCTTGAAGACCATTACCATTACGGATTATATTACAGGAGATACATTGATCATAATAGAAGATTATAACGGAGTTATAATAAGCAAAGAATACAAAAAAACGCCGGGCTACATAGTTTACGAGGAGAAATATATCCTCAAAAACATCGCCACTGTGAAGGCGAAGACGGGAGCTGGCCAAGAGGTATCCGATTCAGATACATATTCTTTGGAGATATTCAAGCAAAATCCAATTTTGAGCGTTTTTAAAGATGATGAGCCAGATCCAGTGCAATTCAATGGTACTATTAATTATACCATCGCATATAAAAATAACGGCGGTCAGGATGCTCACGAGGTAATGCTAAAAGAGACCTACAATGAGAGCCTGGAGTTCATATGGGCAAGCCCTGCTCCGGATCCGGGCACAATTGATGCCTGGACCATTGGAGATCTGGATAAAGAAGAGTCCGGCAAGATAGCGATCCAGGCCAGATTGAAGGATATTCTAACACCGGGATCAATAATCACCAATCGCATTGATATGTGGTGTAAAGAAGGATCGCATGCCGTTGCCTGGGCCAATACAACTGTAACCGGAGAAGGGCTGGTAATTGGAAAAAGGGCCTCATCCCGCATAATTTTCCCAGGGGAGCATCTGAATTACACCATAGACTACAGAAATAATGGCTCTGTGAAGCAGACCGATGTTGTGATCCATGATTATTTGGATGAAAAAGTCGATTTTAAGTATTCTCTATCAGATCCACTTCTCATCAATGAGAGCTCAGGAAGACACCACTGGTGGTATGTTGGAGATCTGCTGCCCGGATCCGGAGGGACCATCGAGATCTTCGTGAAGGCCAAGGGCAAAGACACATTCAAAGACAACGCTGGTTCGGTCTTCAACACATATCAGATAAACTCTTCGCAAACAGAAGGCACGAATAAAACACTGGAGACCTACGTCGTCCATTCATTATGGATCAAGAAGGAGGCAAATGCGACTGCCGCCGCTCGAGGTGAGAATATCACCTATACAATAAAATATGGAAACTCCGACACCGATTTTACCGCTGAGAATGTGAGCATAACGGATATGCTTCCAGAAGTTGATTTTCTCGGAGCAACTCCTCATCCTAACATCATAAACGGAAAAAATCTCACCTGGATGATCGGCAATCTGACTCCGAGGGCAAACGGCACGATAGTTCTCGATGTTCATATACCCAAGAAGACGCAGATGGTCTTCGATGAAACCTCATCTGTAGAAGGCGATGGCTTTATCCGCATGCGAAAGAGTCTATCCACGGAAGAAGCGGAGCGCTCGCTCACAAACAGGGTCGAGATCCGGGGGTACTATGAATCTATGCCAATCCCTGTCAGTAGCAGCTCTGTGGTGGTCACCATTCTCGGAGCTGCCGGAACAAGGATCACTACTTCGGAGCACGGGAGCGGCCACTACGAGGAGGATGAGAGTTCGCGCTTGGTATCAAAGAACAAGAGCGTGAGTCTAAAAAAGGATATCTTTGCCAGCTATGGGCGTTCTACTTTCCAGCTGCCCGGCAAACGAAGCATAGACTACCAATCCCTGTGGTCGGACAGAACATCAGCGGCAAATTATATTCGAGGAGAAGTGGTCACAGAAAATTACCTTTATGTCCACAGCCTGCAAAAAGACAGCAGCTTTGATGTGGACATGAACCAGACAGTATATCGTTCAGACGCCAGCCATGATTCTGGAATAGCTCGAATCAGTTATAGGAAGAATGCACAGGACAGCTCCCATAGCATAAAAGAAATGATAGATGAAGATTATCATGGCAGTTTTAAAGTGTTTCAATCTATTGACTCTTATGGAGAGAATGTAAGACAAGATAGGTCGATCACAGGCAAAGGGCGAGTGTCCTCGGACAAGCGAACAGAATCTCAAAGATCCTTTGAGCATGGGAGCGGTTACTATTCAGCTCAGGAATCGATGGATTCAAGCAGCATCACAAAGAACGTCAAGATGCTCTACTCGCCGCAAAAAGAGACCCTGGGATCCATGAACACTAGCGGCGGAAGCCTATGGCGGGAAGGCATGCAGACCAAAGATCCAGAGCAGGAGCTCATCATAAGCGAAGAGATTCGATCCGCCTCTTACATCGAAAAAGAGGCAGAAATGGATTTGTCATCATTGAAGTTTATAGGCTCCTTCAACGGGTCCATGGATACTGCAATCCTCCAGGGAAATGGCCCAGATTATGAAAAGGTGCGGCTAGATCAGAGCTTTGTAGGCAAATTCAACATTGATACCGCCATCAGCCTGCATCCTGAGCCCTTGCACCGCTATGTGCATGTGAACATTGAGAAGAAAGCCATTATGCAGGATGATAATATAGTCCTCTTCCTTATCAATGTCACCAATGACGGCAGCAGGCCGCTCAAGAAATTGGATGTTTCGGACAGGCTTCCTCCGGGCCTGAGCTTCATCGACTCCAGCCAGAGGCCAGAAGTTGATGGCCAATTCATCAATTGGACTATCTCGTCACTGGACATTGGCAGAACGATGACCATAAAGCTGAGAGCCAGGGTCGAGAACGGCCGCCAGATATATGATAATTACGTGAGCGTGTCAACCGGCTATAATGACACTAGAATTGAAGCCGAGAACCATACCCTCTTTGAGGCTTACTATCAGCCGCTCTCCTGTTGCCCGGAGCTGCCAATTGAATGGAATTATTGGAGCTCTGGCTCAAATGCAACGCTAATAAATGCAGAATGGGGCAGCTGGAAGCCCGCTCCATGCTTCAATGTAAGCACGGAGGTTATTGACTGCTTTTTAGAACAAGAGAAATACTATGATGAGTTGGAGCGAAACCTATCGAGCTGCTGTGCATCAAATTATGATATCCCTTGA
- a CDS encoding IS701-like element ISMco3 family transposase, which produces MIKIVKVPLQLEPFLDKFRDLFTKPSYGSFRDLCGALSVCDKSKTVSNLCDTMADCSKGKKSRSSYNWFFSDANWDENEVAQRKVDLFIDSLCLKENDKLLLIIDDTYNEKEGNQTDGVGKFYDHSKEAYIWGNNFVTSVVQSKGLFIPHKAKMYIKNDDENENFKTKMEIAFEEIIKPLVVPKSIDLYIVFDSWWFSSDLFSKCLKLGHNIVCQIKSDKKVGINRDMYFQVRDLANQIEDKFFIKTTVSVRGKKKTYYAFEKKVIIDKVGEVKLVISKRKKDSTTKYIISTNGSLSLKEILSIYEDRWDIETAHREANQKLGFKDYQLRDKHSIERFIQMVFSVWTAILLWEIDNPPPKDGSKSRTMGDMVDRVKMQAVGETFEFVMTYFNLPVPDGGLLYILKSLGMKI; this is translated from the coding sequence ATGATCAAAATAGTAAAGGTACCGTTGCAATTGGAGCCGTTTTTAGATAAGTTTAGGGATCTCTTCACAAAACCGAGTTACGGATCATTTCGAGATCTGTGTGGCGCGTTGAGCGTATGTGATAAATCCAAGACCGTTTCTAACCTTTGTGATACTATGGCAGATTGCAGCAAAGGGAAAAAATCACGTTCTTCATATAATTGGTTCTTTAGCGATGCGAATTGGGATGAAAATGAAGTTGCACAACGCAAGGTGGATCTTTTCATCGATAGTTTATGTTTGAAAGAGAACGATAAACTATTATTAATAATTGATGATACATACAATGAGAAAGAAGGAAACCAAACAGATGGTGTGGGCAAATTTTACGATCATAGTAAAGAAGCCTATATTTGGGGTAACAATTTCGTTACCTCTGTTGTCCAATCAAAAGGACTATTTATTCCACATAAAGCTAAGATGTATATTAAGAATGATGACGAAAATGAGAATTTTAAAACAAAAATGGAGATTGCCTTTGAAGAGATCATCAAACCATTAGTTGTACCAAAAAGCATCGATCTTTATATCGTTTTCGATAGCTGGTGGTTTTCTTCTGATCTATTTAGCAAGTGCCTTAAGCTAGGGCATAATATCGTATGCCAAATCAAGTCTGATAAGAAAGTCGGAATAAATAGGGATATGTATTTCCAAGTCAGAGATCTAGCGAATCAAATTGAAGATAAATTTTTTATTAAGACAACAGTTAGTGTTCGTGGAAAAAAGAAGACCTATTATGCATTTGAAAAGAAGGTAATCATAGACAAGGTAGGCGAAGTTAAGCTTGTTATCTCCAAGAGAAAAAAAGATAGCACGACAAAATATATAATCAGCACTAATGGATCGCTTTCATTGAAAGAAATACTCTCAATTTACGAGGACAGATGGGATATAGAAACAGCTCATAGAGAGGCAAATCAAAAATTAGGATTTAAAGATTACCAATTAAGAGATAAACACTCAATTGAAAGATTTATTCAAATGGTTTTTTCAGTATGGACTGCAATTCTCTTATGGGAAATAGATAATCCGCCACCTAAAGATGGCTCAAAATCAAGAACGATGGGCGACATGGTCGATAGAGTAAAAATGCAAGCTGTTGGAGAAACATTTGAATTTGTCATGACATATTTTAATTTGCCTGTACCTGATGGGGGATTGCTATATATACTCAAGAGCCTTGGAATGAAGATATGA
- a CDS encoding TATA-box-binding protein, translating to MGSTMNVENVVASTKLADEFDLYKIEAELEGAEYKKEKFPGLVYRVKAPKAAFLIFTSGKIVCTGAKNIEDIRRVIITLAETLKSIGIENIYSEPEIIVQNIVATADFKVDLNLNAVVLGMGMENVEYEPEQFPGVVCRVKKPKVVVLVFSSGKLVVTGGKTVNDCEEGVQVIRKGLEDMGLLSSSGSEQQIAGA from the coding sequence ATGGGGTCCACAATGAATGTAGAGAACGTGGTGGCATCCACCAAGCTGGCAGATGAATTTGATCTGTATAAGATTGAGGCCGAGCTTGAGGGTGCCGAATACAAAAAAGAGAAGTTTCCCGGCCTCGTCTATAGAGTCAAGGCCCCTAAAGCTGCTTTTCTTATATTTACTTCTGGCAAGATAGTATGCACCGGAGCCAAGAACATTGAGGATATTCGCAGGGTCATCATCACCCTGGCCGAGACGCTCAAGTCCATAGGCATCGAGAACATCTATTCAGAGCCCGAGATAATAGTTCAGAACATTGTGGCCACAGCAGATTTTAAGGTCGATTTGAATCTGAACGCCGTCGTCCTGGGCATGGGCATGGAGAACGTCGAATATGAGCCGGAGCAGTTTCCTGGTGTGGTCTGCAGAGTCAAGAAGCCCAAGGTCGTAGTGCTCGTATTCAGCTCCGGCAAGCTGGTGGTAACAGGAGGCAAAACTGTAAATGACTGCGAGGAAGGCGTGCAGGTCATCAGGAAGGGGCTCGAAGACATGGGACTGCTTTCATCATCCGGATCGGAGCAACAGATAGCAGGGGCATAG
- a CDS encoding HesB/IscA family protein yields the protein MIEITKEAADMLKSKVVEDKVIRMFLAAVDPSGANYGMTLGDAEKDDVIFESRGIKIHMEPKDAELLAETIIDYVDDDRGTGFIIRGPEDELSGCSSCGNAGTCDHDHDSCDHDHGGCDHGHGGGCGCS from the coding sequence ATGATTGAGATTACAAAAGAAGCGGCTGATATGCTTAAAAGCAAGGTGGTGGAGGATAAGGTCATAAGGATGTTCCTGGCGGCAGTCGATCCATCTGGCGCGAACTATGGCATGACGCTAGGCGACGCAGAGAAGGACGATGTCATATTCGAGAGCAGGGGGATTAAAATCCACATGGAGCCCAAGGATGCTGAGCTTTTGGCAGAGACCATCATCGATTATGTTGATGATGACCGTGGAACTGGATTTATTATTCGCGGCCCAGAGGACGAGCTTTCCGGTTGCAGCTCATGTGGCAATGCCGGCACATGTGATCATGATCATGACAGCTGTGACCACGATCATGGAGGATGCGACCACGGCCATGGCGGAGGCTGCGGCTGCAGCTAA
- a CDS encoding class I SAM-dependent methyltransferase: MDASKVLKKHAFLRIDILTVRLYRSLMADESLGIKVERKNGERFRRALVDLKAFDPGRKICSDGSQIYLPVRELSEKEAEKLRLVADYDVVNFGFVPEEKILTPEDILGFRPSFEIVGDIAMIEDLEEGEAERVASALMSSSNSIKTVIAPISDVEGEYRTRRYRHVAGEERTTTTHKEHGLRYRIDLEGAYFTPRLGTERLRIASLVGPTDVVLDMFAGVGPFSILMAKRCRWVVAMDKNPVAVQYLRENARLNKVENIDILEGDANEIALRYQNAADHVIMNLPHSASLFLPAAIGAAKPGGIVHYYCISPEDDLYRDELLIREAAEKMSAGIEVLCESIVRSYAPHRLNVVIDFRVKKL, from the coding sequence ATGGACGCATCCAAGGTCCTCAAAAAACATGCATTTCTCAGGATAGACATATTAACAGTGCGGCTCTATCGCTCTCTAATGGCGGACGAATCCCTGGGGATAAAAGTTGAGCGAAAGAATGGCGAGCGATTCAGGCGGGCTCTGGTGGATTTGAAGGCATTTGACCCTGGCCGAAAGATTTGCTCGGATGGGTCCCAGATCTATCTGCCTGTGCGGGAGCTGTCCGAAAAGGAAGCAGAAAAGCTGCGGCTGGTAGCAGATTATGATGTCGTGAATTTTGGATTCGTGCCCGAAGAGAAGATCCTGACCCCAGAGGACATTCTGGGCTTTAGGCCCAGCTTTGAGATCGTGGGCGATATCGCCATGATAGAGGACCTGGAGGAGGGAGAGGCAGAGAGGGTTGCCTCAGCCCTTATGTCCTCCAGCAATAGCATCAAGACGGTGATAGCCCCCATCTCTGATGTGGAAGGAGAGTACCGCACCCGTCGCTATCGGCACGTAGCAGGGGAGGAGAGGACCACCACCACCCATAAGGAGCACGGGCTGCGCTATCGTATAGACCTGGAGGGAGCCTATTTCACTCCCCGTCTGGGAACGGAGAGGCTGAGGATAGCGAGCCTGGTCGGGCCCACTGACGTCGTCCTGGACATGTTCGCCGGGGTGGGGCCGTTCTCCATTCTCATGGCCAAGAGATGTAGGTGGGTGGTGGCCATGGACAAGAATCCGGTAGCTGTTCAATATCTGCGAGAGAACGCCCGGCTGAATAAGGTGGAGAACATCGATATCCTGGAGGGGGATGCAAATGAGATCGCACTGCGATACCAGAATGCAGCGGATCATGTTATCATGAACCTCCCCCATAGTGCATCCCTCTTCCTGCCTGCTGCCATCGGGGCGGCAAAGCCGGGAGGGATCGTCCACTACTACTGCATTTCTCCTGAGGACGACCTCTACCGGGACGAATTGCTGATAAGGGAGGCAGCGGAGAAGATGAGCGCGGGGATAGAGGTGCTCTGCGAGAGCATTGTGAGAAGCTATGCCCCTCACAGGCTCAATGTGGTGATAGACTTCAGGGTCAAGAAGCTTTAG